Proteins encoded by one window of Desertibacillus haloalkaliphilus:
- a CDS encoding FAD-dependent oxidoreductase — protein MFKKKGMIALIALLTIGIVMIGVFKLVEYMQLQDLAGEHFEVAPYEKQMEDTDYDVIVVGGEPEGVAAAVAAARNGAKTLLIEQRDGLGGLFTYGMLNFLDYDQDLNGDIANAGIFAEWHQLVGGRVTFDIEKGKEAFLYLVQNEPNLTLSLETELHEVIVTDEKVTAVTVEDEHGEHTYSGEYFIDSTQDGDLAALAGAPYFLGGADIGLADRQMAVTLMMHFENVNWNKVLLATVTNQFGPSRGDFTAAWGFGDILHMYEPTQPDTRLRGLNIARQSDKSVYINALHIFETDGLDEQSKQQAIEKGKEETKHILEFLRAEFPGFEQAEIASYPSELYVRETRHFLAEYQLPITDVWEQNDHWDRIGFGSYPVDIQATSIHDTGYVVVDPIQYAIPFRSIVPLEVDQLLIASKASGYSSLAAGSARIVPTGMTAGQAAGTAAALSLEGNSTFRELAADEGFMKELQQTLVDQGALLYEFDLDFPYEGEWYYPAIQQLLTYGLLSGGHENDFQVNEEMNEMAFLNLLTNGIMRMDEQTYEQQKDRIVEVRYQADQTTTLTKDRVAYFIMNAFDIDGVDQSWTELEQIGIVDDVLTEHMQSDQRLLRAEAYHLVANTLDYLVNRN, from the coding sequence ATGTTTAAAAAAAAGGGTATGATTGCACTCATTGCACTGTTGACGATTGGAATTGTCATGATTGGCGTCTTCAAATTAGTTGAATATATGCAGTTGCAAGATTTGGCTGGTGAACATTTTGAAGTGGCGCCTTATGAAAAACAAATGGAAGATACGGACTATGATGTCATTGTAGTCGGTGGAGAGCCAGAAGGTGTTGCAGCGGCTGTAGCTGCTGCACGTAATGGGGCAAAAACATTATTAATTGAACAACGAGATGGGCTTGGGGGCTTGTTTACCTATGGTATGTTAAACTTTTTGGATTATGATCAAGACCTTAATGGAGATATTGCAAATGCTGGAATCTTTGCAGAATGGCATCAATTGGTTGGTGGACGTGTGACCTTCGATATTGAAAAGGGAAAAGAAGCATTTCTATATTTGGTGCAAAATGAACCGAATCTAACCTTATCATTAGAAACTGAACTTCATGAGGTTATTGTTACGGATGAAAAGGTTACAGCGGTTACTGTAGAGGATGAACATGGTGAACATACATATAGTGGTGAATATTTTATCGATTCGACTCAAGATGGAGATTTAGCGGCGCTAGCAGGTGCTCCATATTTTTTAGGTGGTGCCGATATTGGGCTTGCTGATCGGCAAATGGCGGTTACGCTGATGATGCATTTTGAAAATGTCAATTGGAATAAAGTCTTACTAGCCACAGTTACAAATCAGTTTGGGCCCTCGCGAGGTGATTTTACGGCAGCTTGGGGATTTGGTGATATCCTTCATATGTATGAACCAACGCAGCCGGATACACGATTGCGGGGCTTAAATATTGCAAGGCAAAGTGATAAGTCCGTCTACATTAATGCTTTGCATATTTTTGAAACGGATGGTCTTGATGAACAGTCGAAGCAACAAGCGATTGAAAAAGGAAAAGAAGAAACGAAACATATTTTAGAGTTTTTGAGAGCTGAATTTCCTGGGTTCGAACAAGCAGAGATTGCAAGTTATCCGTCTGAATTGTATGTAAGAGAGACACGTCATTTTCTAGCGGAATATCAACTCCCGATAACAGATGTATGGGAACAAAATGACCATTGGGACCGAATCGGTTTTGGTTCGTATCCAGTCGATATTCAAGCAACATCGATCCACGATACGGGCTATGTTGTTGTCGATCCGATACAATACGCGATTCCATTCCGTTCGATAGTTCCTTTAGAGGTCGACCAATTATTAATAGCAAGTAAAGCTTCTGGATATTCTTCATTAGCCGCAGGTAGTGCACGGATTGTACCGACAGGGATGACAGCAGGTCAAGCAGCGGGAACAGCGGCAGCGTTATCCCTAGAGGGTAATTCGACGTTCCGTGAGTTAGCTGCAGATGAAGGATTCATGAAAGAGTTGCAACAAACACTTGTTGACCAGGGTGCCTTATTATATGAATTTGATTTGGACTTTCCATATGAAGGCGAGTGGTACTATCCAGCGATTCAACAGTTGTTAACGTACGGATTACTATCAGGAGGTCATGAAAATGATTTTCAAGTAAACGAAGAAATGAATGAAATGGCGTTTTTGAATTTATTAACAAATGGAATCATGCGTATGGACGAGCAAACATACGAACAACAAAAGGATCGGATTGTCGAGGTGCGTTACCAAGCAGATCAGACAACAACGCTAACCAAAGATCGAGTCGCATATTTTATAATGAATGCATTTGATATTGATGGTGTTGATCAATCATGGACAGAGCTTGAGCAAATAGGAATTGTCGATGACGTTTTAACTGAACACATGCAATCAGATCAACGATTGTTACGAGCAGAAGCATACCATCTCGTGGCAAATACGTTGGATTATCTTGTCAACCGTAATTAA
- a CDS encoding acetyl-CoA hydrolase/transferase family protein, which produces MSVYEKYKDKLKNSSLEAVHVVEAGDDIIVPLALGEPPSLIKALTHHEGLKGNRLFQMLSLHPVIEVDPEKIKVISMFLNKDERRAFSTNEIDLLPNHFSDLPSILRLATKNRVLMATVSPMDENGYFSLGTNCDYIAPLLDEAKTIILEVNEYMPRTYGTNQVHINDVTSIVEHHAPLVETPEVPVREEDRIIGKSIAGLINDGDTLQIGFGAIPNAIMDYLKDHRDLGIYTEMIPDKVVDLYESGAISNKSNPLALGRTTATFAFGTKRLYDFMHENKDFCMLPVDETNDVHNIAKIDDIVTINATVEVDFLGQCNSETIAGRYYSSTGGQADFGIGARMSKRGKGIICLHSTAKEGTVSKIVPTLAEGSVVTTSKNDVDYVVTEYGVAQLRGKTIRERTEALIGIAHPKFREELRSKAKELGYL; this is translated from the coding sequence ATGAGTGTTTACGAAAAATATAAAGATAAATTAAAAAACAGCAGTTTGGAAGCGGTTCACGTAGTTGAAGCTGGGGATGACATCATTGTACCATTAGCGCTAGGTGAACCACCTTCATTAATAAAGGCATTAACGCATCATGAAGGTTTAAAAGGAAACCGCTTATTCCAAATGCTATCCTTACATCCAGTCATTGAAGTGGACCCTGAGAAGATCAAGGTTATATCGATGTTTTTGAATAAAGATGAACGCCGTGCTTTCTCTACGAATGAAATTGATCTACTACCCAACCATTTTTCCGACCTGCCAAGCATTTTGCGTTTGGCGACGAAAAATCGAGTACTAATGGCAACGGTTTCGCCGATGGATGAAAATGGCTATTTTTCGCTTGGGACAAACTGTGATTATATTGCTCCACTTCTAGATGAAGCGAAAACGATTATCCTTGAAGTCAATGAATATATGCCACGTACGTATGGTACGAATCAAGTTCATATTAATGATGTCACGTCGATTGTTGAACACCATGCACCACTGGTGGAAACGCCAGAAGTTCCAGTACGAGAGGAAGATCGAATCATCGGTAAATCAATTGCTGGTTTAATCAATGACGGAGATACATTACAAATTGGTTTTGGCGCGATCCCAAATGCGATCATGGACTATTTAAAGGATCACCGTGACTTGGGCATTTATACAGAGATGATTCCTGATAAAGTCGTTGATTTATATGAGAGTGGGGCGATCAGTAACAAGTCAAATCCGCTAGCACTGGGGAGAACAACGGCAACCTTTGCGTTTGGTACGAAACGGCTTTATGATTTTATGCATGAAAATAAAGATTTCTGTATGTTACCTGTCGATGAAACGAATGATGTTCATAACATTGCAAAAATTGATGACATCGTTACGATTAATGCAACTGTTGAAGTTGACTTTCTAGGTCAATGTAATTCTGAAACGATTGCTGGTCGTTATTACTCATCGACAGGTGGACAAGCTGATTTTGGGATCGGTGCTCGGATGTCGAAGCGTGGAAAAGGAATTATTTGCTTGCACTCAACAGCCAAAGAAGGTACGGTTTCAAAGATTGTACCGACACTTGCTGAAGGGTCTGTTGTGACAACGTCAAAAAATGATGTAGATTATGTTGTGACTGAATATGGGGTTGCTCAACTTCGCGGTAAAACGATTCGTGAAAGAACAGAGGCATTGATCGGCATTGCTCATCCGAAATTTAGAGAAGAGCTTCGTTCGAAAGCAAAAGAGCTTGGATATTTATAA
- a CDS encoding LCP family protein, protein MVNSRIKRKKQRRKRLKKKALLLAFLTVMLFAVVVVYQFDSGRKESLQQISSANINGESKSNEDNETNEIEFNTDHIENENEYINVLLVGVDAEEGNQARTDTIMVAQYHPKEGIAKLVSIMRDTYVSIPGYRDNKINSSFFFGGPELLRKTIKENFNIDVEYYAMVNFDGFVQVVDTIAPSGIDIDIANRMYYHDPYADLTIDFQPGEQTLDGQETLNYVRFRSDSENDFGRVRRQQEVLDLLKDELLSFSGITRIPKLVGTIDPYVDTNIQGSKILSLGRDFFLNPIEEVETLTIPIDGGYVDDRVAHAGAILKPDLEKNKQALDDFFSIEDDTLSAVNDQEREKEKDTEDNT, encoded by the coding sequence TTGGTAAATTCTCGCATAAAAAGGAAGAAACAAAGGAGAAAAAGGTTAAAAAAGAAAGCCCTATTATTGGCATTCTTAACTGTTATGCTTTTTGCTGTGGTTGTCGTTTATCAATTTGACAGTGGACGTAAGGAATCCCTTCAGCAAATTAGCTCTGCAAACATTAATGGAGAAAGCAAATCCAATGAAGACAACGAAACGAACGAAATTGAATTTAACACAGATCATATAGAAAATGAGAATGAGTATATAAATGTGTTATTAGTAGGGGTCGATGCCGAGGAAGGCAACCAAGCGCGAACGGATACCATTATGGTTGCACAATATCACCCGAAAGAAGGCATTGCAAAATTAGTTTCGATTATGCGGGATACATATGTATCCATTCCGGGCTATAGAGATAATAAAATTAACTCTTCCTTCTTCTTTGGTGGACCCGAATTGTTACGTAAAACAATTAAAGAGAATTTCAATATCGATGTGGAGTATTATGCGATGGTAAATTTTGATGGATTTGTACAAGTGGTTGATACAATTGCACCAAGCGGTATCGACATTGATATTGCTAATCGAATGTACTATCACGATCCTTACGCTGATTTGACGATAGATTTCCAACCTGGTGAACAGACACTAGATGGACAAGAAACGTTAAACTATGTCCGTTTTCGAAGCGACAGTGAAAATGACTTTGGGCGAGTACGTAGACAGCAAGAAGTTCTCGATTTGTTAAAGGATGAACTATTAAGCTTTAGTGGCATTACGAGAATCCCTAAGTTGGTTGGCACGATTGACCCGTATGTTGATACAAATATACAAGGATCAAAAATTTTAAGTTTAGGTAGAGATTTTTTCCTAAACCCGATCGAAGAAGTTGAGACATTAACAATTCCAATCGATGGCGGTTATGTAGATGACCGCGTTGCACATGCTGGTGCAATTCTCAAACCTGACTTGGAAAAAAATAAACAAGCGTTAGACGACTTTTTTTCGATTGAAGACGATACGCTATCAGCTGTTAATGATCAAGAAAGAGAAAAAGAAAAAGATACTGAAGATAATACGTAA